The following proteins are encoded in a genomic region of Thiomonas sp. X19:
- the mrdA gene encoding penicillin-binding protein 2 encodes MAELKNVERELSRFRRRLLIATLVVVLSFALLLGRWLWLQVIRHRQYSLQAQDNRIAIVPLVPTRGLILDRNGILLANNFAAYTLEITPSKTRGLDATIAALRAILPISAFAERRFRNLLGMSRSFEPTPIRDKLTDAEVARFVAQRFRFPGVDVRARLFRNYPLGALASHAIGYIGRIGPAEQARIAEGDDAANYQGTDHIGKTGVELQYEEQLHGVTGFDEVEVNSVGKPVRKLRSFPAVPGSTLVLSLDIRLQKLAEDLYGQRTGACVVMDPRNGEVLSFVSMPTYDPNLFVEGIDPESWNALNTDPRKPLLNRVLRGTFPPGSTYKPYLAMGALTLGIRTPNYVLNDPGYFMLGNHRFRDDKPGGHGRVDMHKALSVSCDVYFYMVANDWGVDGMHDYTRKFGFGQHTGIDLPDEARGLLPSKAWKRRAYKLPAQQRWFPGETISLGIGQGYNSFTPIQMANALATMANHGTRLKPRVVKLVEDMKTRRFAPTAVEVAERINLPDAMWQVVHDGMVGVNTEKDGTGYAVFKDAPYTSAGKTGTAQVFTVAQNQKYNAADLSRHLLDHALYIVYAPAENPTVCVALIVEHAGWGAEAAAPIARKLVDYHLLGLYPTEAEIEQISGAKPKPVQFQFAGGKNGVPAVPGAKPQAPTAAASAAAGAGVASTRPAAAATRVAKPSPGAPGRPGQNPAHAPASPSSTQAQDDVIQPWPAPAASTAASPAASPAAHTQRTAFDAQCGGRYPRPSCQPGPLFTRFGARHDNPDADEGTRL; translated from the coding sequence ATGGCTGAGCTGAAGAACGTCGAACGCGAGTTGTCGCGCTTTCGCCGCCGGCTGCTCATCGCCACCCTGGTGGTGGTGCTCAGCTTTGCCCTGCTCCTCGGCCGCTGGCTGTGGCTGCAGGTCATCCGCCACAGGCAGTATTCGCTGCAGGCGCAGGACAACCGCATTGCCATCGTGCCGCTGGTGCCCACGCGCGGGCTCATTCTCGACCGCAACGGCATTCTGCTGGCCAACAACTTCGCCGCCTACACCCTGGAAATCACGCCCAGCAAGACGCGTGGACTCGACGCCACGATTGCCGCGCTGCGCGCCATCCTGCCCATTTCCGCGTTCGCGGAAAGACGCTTTCGCAACCTGCTGGGCATGAGCCGCAGCTTCGAGCCCACACCCATCCGCGACAAGCTCACCGACGCCGAGGTGGCGCGCTTCGTCGCGCAGCGCTTTCGCTTCCCCGGCGTGGATGTGCGTGCGCGGCTGTTCCGCAACTACCCGCTGGGGGCGCTGGCCAGTCACGCCATCGGCTATATCGGCCGCATCGGCCCCGCCGAGCAGGCCCGGATCGCCGAGGGTGACGACGCGGCCAACTACCAGGGCACCGACCACATCGGCAAAACCGGGGTGGAGCTGCAGTACGAGGAGCAACTGCATGGCGTGACCGGTTTCGATGAAGTCGAGGTCAACTCCGTGGGCAAGCCGGTGCGCAAGCTGCGCAGCTTTCCGGCGGTGCCGGGGAGCACGCTGGTGCTGTCGCTCGACATCCGCCTGCAGAAACTGGCTGAAGACCTGTACGGCCAGCGCACCGGCGCCTGTGTGGTGATGGACCCGCGCAATGGCGAAGTGCTGAGCTTCGTGTCCATGCCGACCTACGACCCCAACCTGTTCGTCGAGGGCATCGACCCCGAGAGTTGGAACGCACTCAACACCGACCCGCGCAAGCCCCTGCTCAACCGCGTGCTGCGCGGCACGTTTCCACCAGGCTCCACCTACAAACCCTATCTGGCGATGGGGGCGCTCACCCTGGGCATCCGCACGCCGAACTATGTGCTGAACGACCCCGGCTATTTCATGCTGGGCAACCACCGCTTCCGCGACGACAAGCCCGGCGGCCATGGTCGGGTGGACATGCACAAAGCCCTGTCGGTGTCGTGCGACGTCTACTTCTACATGGTGGCGAACGACTGGGGGGTGGACGGCATGCACGACTACACCCGCAAGTTCGGCTTCGGCCAGCACACCGGCATCGACCTGCCCGATGAGGCCCGGGGCCTCCTGCCGTCGAAGGCCTGGAAGCGCCGCGCCTACAAATTGCCGGCGCAGCAGCGCTGGTTCCCGGGGGAAACCATCAGCCTGGGCATCGGCCAGGGCTACAACAGCTTCACCCCGATTCAGATGGCGAATGCCCTGGCGACCATGGCCAACCATGGCACGCGCCTGAAGCCGCGCGTGGTGAAGCTGGTGGAGGACATGAAAACGCGGCGCTTCGCACCCACCGCGGTGGAGGTGGCCGAGCGCATCAACCTGCCGGATGCGATGTGGCAAGTGGTGCACGACGGCATGGTGGGCGTGAACACCGAAAAGGACGGCACGGGTTACGCCGTGTTCAAGGATGCCCCTTACACCAGCGCCGGCAAGACCGGTACGGCGCAGGTGTTCACCGTGGCGCAGAACCAGAAATACAACGCCGCCGATCTGTCGCGGCATCTGCTGGACCACGCGCTCTACATCGTCTATGCCCCGGCGGAGAACCCCACGGTGTGTGTGGCGCTGATCGTCGAGCACGCCGGCTGGGGGGCGGAAGCCGCAGCGCCCATCGCGCGCAAGCTGGTGGACTATCACTTGCTGGGGCTGTACCCGACGGAGGCCGAGATCGAGCAGATTTCCGGCGCCAAGCCGAAGCCGGTGCAGTTCCAGTTCGCCGGCGGCAAGAACGGCGTGCCCGCGGTGCCGGGCGCCAAGCCCCAGGCGCCCACGGCGGCGGCCTCTGCGGCTGCGGGCGCAGGCGTCGCCAGCACGCGGCCGGCGGCGGCAGCGACGCGGGTTGCGAAGCCATCGCCAGGCGCGCCCGGACGCCCGGGCCAGAACCCGGCCCACGCTCCTGCATCGCCGTCCTCGACCCAAGCCCAGGACGATGTGATCCAGCCCTGGCCTGCGCCGGCCGCGTCAACCGCGGCATCGCCTGCGGCATCACCCGCCGCCCACACCCAGCGCACCGCGTTCGACGCGCAGTGCGGCGGACGCTATCCGCGTCCAAGCTGTCAGCCGGGCCCCCTGTTCACACGCTTCGGCGCGCGGCACGACAACCCCGATGCCGACGAGGGAACGCGCCTGTGA
- the mreD gene encoding rod shape-determining protein MreD, with the protein MSIGPFLRRPSGTPGTESTGRGEVLLLAVRPWFIWGTLLAALLVDFLPLGRLPWLPDILALVLVFWAVHQPRRVGIGAGFALGLLVDVQQGALLGQHALAYTLLAFFAVALHRRLQWFSLQQQALQVLPLFVAAQVLQFVVRMMAGASFPGWAFFLAPVLQAALWPVVSWLLLAPQRRAPDTDQNRPL; encoded by the coding sequence ATGTCCATCGGCCCTTTCCTCAGACGCCCATCCGGCACCCCAGGCACCGAGAGCACCGGCCGTGGCGAAGTGCTGCTGCTGGCGGTGCGGCCCTGGTTCATCTGGGGTACCTTGCTGGCCGCCTTGCTGGTGGATTTCCTGCCGCTGGGCCGGTTGCCGTGGCTGCCGGACATTCTGGCGCTTGTGCTGGTGTTCTGGGCCGTGCACCAGCCGCGCCGCGTCGGCATCGGCGCGGGTTTCGCCCTCGGCTTGCTGGTGGATGTGCAACAAGGCGCGCTGCTGGGTCAACACGCCTTGGCCTACACCTTGCTGGCGTTTTTCGCCGTGGCGCTGCACCGTCGCCTGCAGTGGTTTTCCCTGCAGCAGCAAGCATTGCAGGTGCTGCCGCTGTTCGTCGCGGCCCAGGTGCTGCAGTTCGTCGTGCGCATGATGGCTGGCGCTTCGTTTCCAGGCTGGGCATTTTTCCTCGCTCCGGTCCTGCAGGCCGCCTTGTGGCCGGTGGTGAGCTGGCTGCTGCTGGCACCACAACGGCGCGCACCCGACACCGACCAGAACAGACCTTTATGA
- the mreC gene encoding rod shape-determining protein MreC, whose translation MAYQTLERAPPPFFRQGPSALTRLAFYAALSLLLMAMDARWHLVTPLRQIIATAIEPAVQVARAPVLALGAVAEHFESLQAAQRDAQAQRKANVQLALKAELASQLQAENASLRALLKLQRSVPMRTTAAEIVAQASDPFSRKLFINRGSLAGIELGSPVMDETGLLGQVTQIDPLGAQVTLVTDRDSAVPVEVARDGERGVLAGDADATSGGLELRWQAADTTVRAGDILVTSGLDGIYPAGLAVARVIEVQRRPDAAFARVLCAPLAHVNGGRHVLVLKPLAPLALAPAAETAKTRRAAARP comes from the coding sequence ATGGCTTATCAAACCCTGGAGCGAGCCCCGCCGCCGTTTTTCCGGCAGGGTCCTTCCGCGCTCACGCGCCTGGCGTTCTACGCCGCGCTGTCGCTGCTGCTGATGGCGATGGATGCACGCTGGCACCTCGTCACGCCCTTGCGCCAGATCATCGCCACCGCCATCGAGCCTGCGGTGCAGGTGGCGCGCGCCCCGGTGCTGGCGTTGGGCGCCGTGGCGGAGCATTTCGAGTCGTTGCAGGCGGCGCAACGCGATGCCCAAGCCCAGCGCAAGGCGAATGTGCAACTGGCGCTCAAGGCTGAACTCGCCAGCCAGTTGCAAGCCGAAAACGCCAGCCTGCGCGCCCTGCTCAAGCTGCAGCGCAGCGTGCCGATGCGAACCACGGCGGCGGAGATCGTGGCCCAGGCCAGCGACCCGTTTTCGCGCAAGCTGTTCATCAACCGCGGCAGTCTGGCCGGCATCGAGCTGGGCTCGCCGGTGATGGATGAGACCGGACTGCTCGGCCAGGTCACACAGATCGACCCGCTCGGCGCCCAGGTCACGCTGGTGACCGACCGCGATTCCGCCGTGCCGGTGGAAGTCGCGCGCGACGGCGAGCGCGGCGTGCTGGCGGGAGACGCCGACGCCACCAGCGGCGGGCTGGAACTGCGCTGGCAGGCCGCCGACACCACCGTGCGCGCGGGCGACATCCTGGTCACCAGCGGGCTCGACGGCATCTACCCCGCAGGCCTGGCGGTGGCGCGCGTCATCGAAGTGCAGCGCCGACCCGACGCCGCCTTCGCCCGCGTGCTGTGCGCGCCGCTGGCGCATGTCAACGGCGGCCGTCATGTGCTGGTGCTCAAGCCGCTGGCACCTCTGGCGCTGGCGCCCGCGGCCGAAACCGCCAAGACCCGCCGCGCCGCCGCGCGCCCATGA
- a CDS encoding rod shape-determining protein: MFGLFRRYFSTDLAIDLGTANTLIYVRSKGIVLDEPSVVAIRHEGGPNGKKTIQAVGREAKAMLGRVPGNIEAIRPMKDGVIADFTVTEQMLKQFIKMVHETTLFKPSPRIIICVPCGSTQVERRAIRESALGAGASEVYLIEEPMAAAIGSGLPVSEASGSMVVDIGGGTTEVGVISLGGMVYKGSVRVGGDKFDEAILNYIRRNYGMLIGEPTAEAIKKEIGSAFPGSEVREMEVKGRNLSEGVPRSFTISSNEILEALTDPLNQIVSAVKNALEQTPPELGADIAERGMMLTGGGALLRDLDRLLAEETGLPVLVAEDPLTCVARGCGMALERMDRLGTIFTSE, from the coding sequence ATGTTCGGACTTTTCCGTCGGTATTTCTCCACCGATCTGGCCATCGATCTCGGTACGGCCAACACGCTCATCTATGTGCGCAGCAAGGGCATCGTGCTCGATGAACCCTCGGTGGTCGCCATCCGCCATGAAGGCGGCCCCAATGGCAAGAAAACCATCCAGGCCGTGGGCCGCGAAGCCAAAGCCATGCTGGGGCGCGTGCCGGGCAATATCGAAGCCATCCGGCCGATGAAAGACGGCGTGATTGCCGACTTCACCGTGACCGAGCAGATGCTCAAGCAATTCATCAAGATGGTGCACGAGACCACGCTGTTCAAGCCGTCGCCACGCATCATCATTTGCGTGCCCTGCGGCTCCACCCAGGTGGAGCGCCGCGCCATCCGCGAATCGGCGCTTGGAGCCGGTGCCAGCGAGGTCTACCTGATCGAAGAGCCGATGGCCGCGGCCATCGGCTCGGGCCTGCCGGTGAGCGAGGCCAGCGGCTCGATGGTGGTGGACATCGGCGGCGGCACCACCGAAGTCGGCGTCATCTCGCTCGGCGGCATGGTCTACAAGGGCAGCGTGCGGGTGGGCGGCGACAAGTTCGACGAGGCCATCCTCAACTACATCCGCCGCAACTACGGCATGCTCATCGGCGAGCCCACGGCCGAGGCCATCAAGAAGGAAATCGGCTCGGCCTTCCCCGGCTCGGAAGTGAGGGAAATGGAAGTCAAGGGCCGCAATCTGAGCGAAGGCGTGCCGCGCAGCTTCACCATTTCCAGCAACGAAATTCTCGAAGCCCTGACCGACCCGCTGAACCAGATCGTCTCGGCGGTGAAGAACGCGCTGGAACAAACCCCGCCCGAACTCGGCGCCGACATCGCCGAACGCGGCATGATGCTCACCGGCGGCGGCGCCCTGCTGCGCGACCTCGACCGCCTTCTGGCCGAGGAAACCGGCCTGCCGGTGCTGGTGGCGGAAGACCCGCTGACCTGCGTGGCGCGTGGCTGTGGCATGGCGCTGGAGCGCATGGACCGGCTCGGCACCATCTTCACCTCGGAGTGA
- the gatC gene encoding Asp-tRNA(Asn)/Glu-tRNA(Gln) amidotransferase subunit GatC, translating to MPLQPSDIDRIATLARLRLSSAEQTSMLAQINDFFAIVERMRAVDTTGVEPLAHPLSAAMELPLRLRDDLPVQPDILATVLANAPAAQDGMFIVPRVLE from the coding sequence ATGCCCCTGCAACCCAGCGACATTGACCGCATCGCCACGCTCGCCCGCCTGCGCCTGAGCAGCGCGGAGCAAACGTCGATGCTGGCCCAGATCAACGACTTTTTCGCCATCGTCGAGCGCATGCGCGCGGTGGACACCACGGGTGTCGAGCCGCTGGCGCATCCACTATCGGCGGCGATGGAATTGCCGTTGCGCCTGCGCGACGACCTGCCGGTGCAGCCCGACATCCTCGCCACCGTGCTGGCCAACGCCCCGGCGGCGCAGGACGGCATGTTCATCGTGCCACGGGTGCTGGAATGA
- the gatA gene encoding Asp-tRNA(Asn)/Glu-tRNA(Gln) amidotransferase subunit GatA, which produces MSRADTATDIASASLREQAAALAATKMSSVELVQEQLRRIDTQAQLGAFLHVAAEPALAQARAADAARAGGDNRSLLGLPIAHKDVFVTRGMPSTAGSKMLAGYLSPFDATVVQRLGDSGMVTIGKTNMDEFAMGSSNENSAYGAVRNPWDHAAIPGGSSGGSAAAVAARLVAAATGTDTGGSIRQPAAMCGVTGIKPTYGLCSRYGMIAFASSLDQAGPIAQTAWDCAALLQQMAGFDSADATSVRREIPRYTEALDAPLPGADAARPLAGLRLGLPREWFADGLAGEVEQAVRAALAELERLGATLLDIGLPRTELAIPAYYIVAPAEASSNLSRFDGVRYGHRAENYRDLAEMYAASRAEGFGPEVKRRILMGAYVLSHGYYDAYYLQAQKIRRLIADDFLAAFQQCDLIAGPVSPTVAWNLGEKADPLANYLADIYTLPASLAGLPGMSIPVGFGQGAHARRPVGMQLIGPHFGEQRLLHAAHQFQRATDWHARAPQSSERV; this is translated from the coding sequence ATGAGCCGCGCCGACACCGCCACCGACATCGCCAGCGCCAGCCTGCGCGAGCAGGCCGCCGCATTGGCCGCCACCAAAATGTCCAGCGTCGAACTGGTGCAGGAGCAGTTGCGCCGCATCGACACGCAGGCCCAGCTTGGCGCTTTCCTGCATGTCGCCGCCGAGCCCGCGTTGGCGCAGGCCCGCGCTGCCGATGCCGCTCGCGCAGGCGGCGACAACCGCTCCCTGCTCGGCCTGCCCATCGCCCACAAAGACGTGTTCGTCACCCGCGGCATGCCGTCCACCGCCGGCAGCAAGATGCTGGCCGGCTACCTCAGCCCGTTCGACGCCACCGTGGTGCAACGTCTGGGGGACTCCGGCATGGTGACCATCGGCAAGACCAATATGGACGAGTTCGCGATGGGCTCGTCCAACGAAAACTCGGCTTATGGCGCGGTACGCAACCCCTGGGACCATGCCGCCATTCCCGGCGGCTCCTCCGGTGGTTCGGCCGCTGCGGTGGCCGCGCGCCTGGTGGCTGCGGCCACCGGCACCGACACCGGCGGCTCCATCCGCCAGCCCGCGGCGATGTGCGGCGTCACCGGCATCAAACCCACATACGGCCTATGCTCGCGTTACGGCATGATTGCCTTCGCCTCCAGCCTCGACCAGGCCGGCCCGATCGCGCAGACCGCCTGGGACTGCGCCGCGCTGTTGCAGCAGATGGCCGGCTTCGACTCGGCCGACGCCACCAGCGTGCGGCGCGAGATTCCCCGCTACACCGAGGCGCTGGACGCGCCCTTGCCGGGCGCGGATGCGGCGCGGCCGCTGGCCGGCTTGCGCCTCGGCCTGCCGCGCGAGTGGTTCGCCGACGGCCTGGCGGGCGAAGTCGAGCAGGCCGTGCGCGCCGCGCTGGCGGAACTCGAGCGGTTGGGCGCCACATTGCTGGACATCGGCCTGCCGCGCACCGAACTGGCCATTCCGGCTTATTACATCGTCGCCCCGGCCGAGGCGTCGAGCAACCTCTCGCGCTTCGACGGCGTGCGCTACGGCCACCGCGCCGAGAACTATCGTGACCTCGCCGAGATGTACGCCGCCAGCCGCGCCGAGGGTTTCGGCCCGGAGGTCAAGCGCCGCATCCTGATGGGCGCTTATGTGCTGTCGCACGGCTATTACGACGCGTACTACCTGCAGGCGCAAAAAATCCGCCGCCTGATTGCCGACGATTTTCTCGCCGCGTTCCAGCAGTGCGATCTGATCGCCGGCCCCGTGTCGCCCACCGTGGCGTGGAACCTCGGCGAAAAAGCCGACCCGCTGGCCAATTACCTGGCCGACATCTACACGCTGCCCGCCAGTCTCGCCGGCCTGCCGGGCATGAGCATCCCGGTCGGTTTCGGTCAGGGCGCGCATGCCAGGCGCCCGGTCGGCATGCAACTCATCGGCCCGCACTTCGGCGAGCAGCGGCTGCTGCACGCCGCGCACCAGTTCCAGCGCGCCACCGACTGGCATGCCCGCGCCCCGCAATCCTCTGAGAGGGTGTGA
- the gatB gene encoding Asp-tRNA(Asn)/Glu-tRNA(Gln) amidotransferase subunit GatB yields MSSNPASSWEIVIGLETHVQLSTASKMFSPAPTAFGAAPNTQASVVDLALPGALPVANRAAVERAIRLGLAINATIAPISVFARKNYFYPDLPKGYQISQFEIPVVQGGVVPFLFNGELRSVQLTRAHLEEDAGKSIHGLAFEGGVATGIDLNRAGTPLLEVVTEPVMRSAAEAAAYARALHALVMWLDICDGNLQEGSFRCDANVSVRRPGGALGTRCEIKNLNSFRFLERAITYEAQRQIELLEDGGTVRQETRLFDPDRGETRTMRTKEDSHDYRYFPDPDLPPLVIAPAWIEQVRASLPELPGQMAERFMRDHALPAEDAAYLTQSRAHAAYFEACLHAMGGRNDESHAAKLAANWIMGELAAHLNRAELELDASPVSAAQLGQLITRLQDGTLSSKTAREVFAALWDAGFRCDGAGEAKDVDAIIEARGLRQVSDTGAIAAAVAAVLAANPKNVEEYRAGKAKALNALVGQVMKTSGGRANPQQVGEALRAALDAPPPSSPST; encoded by the coding sequence ATGTCCAGCAACCCCGCCAGCTCCTGGGAAATCGTCATCGGCCTGGAAACGCATGTGCAGTTGTCCACGGCGTCGAAAATGTTTTCCCCCGCGCCCACCGCGTTCGGCGCCGCCCCCAACACCCAGGCCAGCGTGGTCGACCTGGCGCTGCCCGGCGCGCTGCCGGTGGCGAATCGCGCCGCGGTGGAACGCGCCATCCGCCTGGGTTTGGCCATCAACGCCACCATCGCGCCGATATCGGTGTTCGCGCGCAAGAACTACTTCTACCCCGATCTGCCCAAGGGCTACCAGATCAGCCAGTTCGAGATTCCCGTGGTGCAGGGCGGGGTCGTGCCCTTCCTGTTCAATGGCGAGCTGCGCAGCGTGCAACTCACCCGCGCGCATCTGGAGGAAGACGCCGGCAAGTCCATCCACGGCCTGGCCTTCGAAGGCGGCGTCGCCACCGGCATCGACCTCAACCGCGCCGGCACGCCGCTGCTCGAAGTGGTGACCGAGCCGGTGATGCGCAGCGCCGCCGAGGCCGCCGCTTACGCCCGCGCGCTGCATGCGCTGGTGATGTGGCTGGACATTTGCGACGGCAATCTGCAAGAGGGTTCGTTCCGCTGCGACGCCAACGTCTCGGTGCGGCGCCCGGGTGGCGCGTTGGGCACGCGCTGCGAGATCAAGAACCTCAACAGCTTCCGCTTTCTCGAACGCGCCATCACCTACGAGGCGCAGCGCCAGATCGAGCTGCTCGAGGACGGCGGCACGGTGCGCCAGGAAACCCGCCTGTTCGACCCCGACCGCGGCGAGACACGCACCATGCGCACCAAGGAAGATTCGCACGACTACCGCTACTTCCCCGACCCCGACCTGCCGCCGCTGGTCATTGCCCCCGCGTGGATCGAGCAAGTGCGCGCCAGTCTGCCCGAGCTGCCGGGGCAGATGGCCGAGCGCTTCATGCGCGACCACGCCCTGCCCGCGGAGGACGCGGCCTACCTCACCCAAAGCCGCGCCCATGCCGCGTACTTCGAGGCCTGCCTGCATGCGATGGGGGGCCGCAACGATGAATCGCATGCAGCCAAGCTGGCGGCCAACTGGATCATGGGCGAACTCGCGGCGCATCTGAACCGCGCCGAGCTGGAGCTGGACGCCTCGCCCGTGAGCGCGGCGCAACTCGGCCAGCTCATCACCCGCCTGCAGGACGGCACGCTCAGCAGCAAGACCGCGCGCGAGGTGTTCGCCGCGCTGTGGGACGCAGGGTTTCGTTGCGACGGCGCAGGCGAAGCCAAGGACGTGGACGCCATCATCGAAGCCCGCGGTCTGCGCCAGGTGAGTGACACCGGCGCGATCGCCGCAGCGGTCGCCGCCGTGCTCGCAGCCAATCCGAAGAACGTCGAGGAATACCGCGCCGGCAAGGCCAAGGCGCTCAACGCCCTGGTCGGCCAGGTGATGAAGACCAGCGGCGGCCGCGCCAACCCGCAGCAAGTGGGCGAAGCGCTGCGCGCGGCGCTGGATGCGCCGCCCCCGTCGTCCCCATCGACCTGA
- a CDS encoding GNAT family N-acetyltransferase — MPPAFTLRPVVSDDYAQWKPLWDGYNAFYGRTGPTALPPDMAQITWARFLDPAEPMHAVVAERDGQLLGLVHFLFHRSTTLIAPTCYLQDLYTQEETRGQGVGRALIQAVYERAAAAGSQRVYWLTHATNHVAMRLYDQVAEKSGFVVYRKAL; from the coding sequence ATGCCCCCAGCCTTCACGCTACGCCCCGTCGTGAGTGACGACTACGCCCAGTGGAAGCCGCTCTGGGATGGCTACAACGCGTTCTATGGCCGCACGGGGCCAACGGCGCTGCCGCCGGACATGGCCCAAATCACCTGGGCGCGTTTTCTCGACCCAGCCGAGCCCATGCACGCCGTGGTTGCCGAGCGCGACGGCCAATTGCTCGGCCTGGTGCACTTCCTGTTTCACCGCAGCACCACGCTGATTGCGCCTACTTGTTACTTACAAGACCTCTACACCCAGGAAGAGACGCGCGGCCAGGGAGTCGGCCGCGCCCTCATCCAGGCGGTGTATGAACGCGCAGCGGCAGCGGGCTCGCAGCGCGTGTATTGGCTCACGCACGCGACCAATCACGTCGCCATGCGGCTCTACGACCAGGTCGCCGAGAAGTCCGGGTTCGTGGTGTATCGCAAGGCGCTTTAA
- a CDS encoding MFS transporter encodes MPRNTTTHTTTPTNRRIILFILCLAVLIAQVDTSVVNLAVHAIGVGLHAPLPALQRVVDGYNLSYAALLMSGGTLADRLGRRRVLQAGAAVFVLGSLLAGLAPNVAALIAGRVLAGIGAALLLPASLALIRVIWADPHERAHAIGVWAGTNGAALAIGPTLGGWLIQTVGWRSVFLLIVPLGLAVLGWAPRAIPESSDAQGRRVDLSGQLFGGLALIGLTVAAILHRLMLPALGVALLAALLFVHAERRTGAGAMIPLPLLRNRRLAAVHGVAMAMTFGMYGVLFLLPLNWLRGGVLDATGAGLALLPMSLAFVALSHRSGPWSVRFGTRRLMVGGMGLIGAGIAVLALTHAGQHLWLAEAGLFLTGVGMALNTGPVLASAVAAVEPARAGTASAMINTARMVGATLGVGVLGSVFAASSSAGAGFSAAMVLGAGVALGGALLALVAQA; translated from the coding sequence ATGCCCCGCAACACCACCACGCACACCACCACGCCCACCAATCGCCGCATCATCCTGTTCATTCTGTGCCTGGCGGTGCTCATCGCCCAGGTGGACACCTCGGTGGTCAATCTGGCGGTGCACGCCATCGGCGTCGGCCTGCACGCGCCGCTGCCGGCGCTGCAGCGGGTGGTGGACGGCTACAACCTGAGCTACGCCGCGCTGCTGATGAGCGGCGGCACCCTGGCCGATCGGCTCGGCCGCCGCCGCGTGCTGCAGGCGGGCGCGGCGGTGTTCGTGCTCGGCTCGCTGCTCGCCGGGCTTGCGCCCAATGTCGCGGCGCTGATCGCCGGGCGCGTGCTCGCCGGCATCGGCGCCGCGTTGCTGCTGCCCGCCAGCCTGGCGCTGATCCGCGTGATCTGGGCCGACCCGCACGAGCGCGCCCACGCCATCGGCGTGTGGGCCGGCACCAACGGCGCGGCGCTGGCCATCGGCCCGACCCTGGGCGGCTGGCTGATCCAGACGGTGGGCTGGCGCAGCGTGTTTTTGCTGATCGTGCCGTTGGGTCTGGCGGTGCTGGGGTGGGCGCCGCGCGCCATTCCCGAATCAAGCGATGCGCAGGGGCGGCGCGTCGATCTGTCGGGTCAGTTGTTCGGCGGGCTTGCGCTGATCGGGCTGACGGTGGCCGCCATCCTGCATCGTCTGATGCTGCCTGCCCTGGGTGTGGCGCTGCTCGCCGCGCTGCTGTTCGTGCACGCCGAGCGGCGCACGGGCGCAGGAGCGATGATCCCCTTGCCGCTGCTGCGCAACCGCCGACTGGCGGCAGTCCATGGTGTGGCGATGGCGATGACCTTCGGCATGTACGGCGTGCTGTTCCTGCTGCCGCTGAACTGGTTGCGCGGTGGCGTGCTCGACGCCACCGGCGCGGGCTTGGCGCTGTTGCCGATGTCGCTGGCCTTCGTCGCGCTGTCGCACCGTTCCGGGCCGTGGAGCGTGCGCTTCGGCACGCGCCGCCTGATGGTGGGCGGCATGGGGCTGATCGGCGCGGGCATCGCCGTGCTGGCGTTGACGCATGCGGGGCAACACCTGTGGCTGGCCGAAGCCGGCTTGTTCCTCACCGGCGTGGGCATGGCCTTGAACACCGGGCCGGTGCTGGCCAGCGCCGTGGCGGCGGTGGAGCCCGCCCGCGCCGGCACCGCCTCGGCGATGATCAACACCGCGCGCATGGTCGGTGCAACCTTGGGAGTGGGCGTGCTGGGCAGCGTGTTCGCGGCGAGCAGCAGCGCGGGCGCGGGGTTCAGCGCGGCCATGGTGCTGGGTGCAGGTGTGGCGCTGGGCGGCGCCTTGCTGGCCTTGGTCGCTCAGGCCTGA